In Setaria viridis chromosome 5, Setaria_viridis_v4.0, whole genome shotgun sequence, the genomic stretch GACGAAGGAGACCTAGAGGGAGGAAGCGGCCTTTGGCCGAGGAGCGCCGACGCGATAAGGGCAGATCACGGGATCGGTGTAGCGTTTGTGTTTGGAGTCTGGGAGTCGGAGCCGCAGGATTTGATTGATCTGAGCTGACGGGTGGCGGCACGGGACGTTGCGGCGGAGGCCAAACTCTGCACTCTGCTGCAGACGCAAACGGCAAGTCGGCATTCGGCAACCATGGCGGGCGAAGCTGTTCTAGAAGGGGAAAGCCTTTGCCTCGGTGGTCAAAGAGGGGTGGAAGCGCTGACGTCAGCGCCGATCAAAGCTCCGTTGTCACCGCCTTCGGGTCAAGGTCGAGCGAATCTGCCCCGGCAAGCAAATCCGCGGAACCACGCGAGACGTGACCGTACGTCTCGTGTACAAATCGTCAACGtgcctaagggggtgtttgggtaaacacccctaaactttagtacatatcacatcagatgtttgatactaattaggagtattaaatatagtttaattataaaactaattacacatatggagtctaagtcgcgagacgaatctattaaggctaattagttcatgatttgacaatgtggtgctacagtaaccagttgctaatgctggattaattaggcttaatagattcgtctcccgaattagtataggggttctgcagttagttttataattagctcatgtttaatcctcctaattaacgttcgaacatctgatgtgaccctcctaaagtttagtacctcgtatcaaATACCCTCTCTGTATCACTGTATGTGATACTGCCGGATCCGGGGATGTTGACTCGAAGATATTCCCAGATGATTCATTGCATAGAGCACGGGCAATGAGAGATGGTTACATCACATCTTGCACGAGTACCATCATAGACAACTTATTTATAGAGTGTAAAAAATGGATTAACGGGGAAAAAAAGGGCTCCACGGCACTCTTTTGCAGGTCTCAACGACCAAACACTTGTCGAAACATCCAAACACTTGCTGCCAGCATTTTCTAGCCAAATTGGTCACCACAATTACCTTGAGACCACCCAGATGAACAGGGAATTCGATACAGCTCTTTCTAGAAGGAAAAACCAGTATTTTGTGCTCCGACTGTCTTGCGTGCCTCTACTTCTTGGCTGCTTTCAAAGATCTCTGGATTCGGGGCACTCATGGTACAGATTGTGAATCTTTGCCTCGAATAAGCCGTTCAAAATACGACAAGCAGCATAATCACTGTCCTGTCCACTTGTCAACATCAGAGACGTAATGGAGAAAATGGATACCTAGTATATGGATGAGATCTAGAGATGATGGTGATTAAAGAAGTGGCCATAGGAGAGCAAACAAAGTGATAGACCAAATggccaagaggagaatttttcAACCAGCATGCGCCACAGCGTCAACAACATCAGACGAGACTACAAAACGAGATTCAGCATAGCTGGATTGGATAAACTTGGAACCTCAGTGTTGGAATATCTCTTCTTCAAAGATATCACCtatcatatttttttagaagTAGAGAAGCAACTGAGAATATACTGAAAAACTATACATACCTGCCAGTAATAAGGACCAATTTCCATGACTAACTAGAACAAGTAGGAGTATCTTGGTAGGCAGTACTGCGCGCTCATGCAAGACTGCAAGTGCCTCTTTCAGAAACGATGGGACCCAATGACCCAGTTTTCCAAATAGATGACCTTGTCACTCTCAGAGTAGACTTCCTTTGTCCATACAAATAATGCAGCCAAGGCAAGGTGAGCATCACCAGCAAGATCAAATCATCAAATGGGGAACTGTATTGCTGCCTTTCTAGGCTACAAAAACATGGCTAGCAGAAAACATGCAAAAACCATTAGTACAACCATGTAACGATTTGAATGTGACATATCGGAACCAAAGAACTAAACTTCTAGATTTGCATACCCAGTTTAGTCCCAGGAGTTTTCAGAAGAGAGCTGCTATACATTCCAGGCCATGTGACATATTAGGCAGTAACCCTCCTAATCTGAGCCTCCTGCTGTCCAGTCGGACATAGTTTAAGTAACCACGGTTCTATGATTGACGTGTGAACATACGTCACCAAAGCTGTGGGCAAGTTGATATGCTGCTGGCCTGACACCCCACCAATTGAGCCCTGACACTTAACCCGTGCCATGTTGCTTTCATAACATGAGGCACAGGCACTGCATATATCTCAGTTGCCATCTCCTTCAGTTCAAACAGCATTCGACCTCTCCAGAACAATTTGCGCGTGCTTTCTGCAGATCTTGTCAGTCCTAGCTCAACTCAACATCTTACAATCACAACCATGGCCTCCGTCGGCCAAGCACTCACCGATAGCCGGAACGCCTCAGAAAGGGCACACTTCGTGCTCATTCCACTGATGGCACAGGGCCACACCATTCCTATGACTGACATGGCACGCCTGCTAGCCGAGCATGGTGCACAGGTTAGCTTCATCACCACACCGGTGAACGCCTCCAGGATGGCAGGGTTCATCAACCACGCAGTGGCAACAGGCCTCACAATCCAGTTCGTCAAGCTCCACTTCCCCGCTGTTGAGTTTGGCCTGCCTGACGGATGCGAGAACGCCGACATGATCCAATCCATAGATCTGTTCAAGAATTTAATGGAGGCCTGTGCAGCACTTCGGGAGCCACTTACAGCATACCTCCGTCAGCAAAGCCCATCTCCAAGCTGCATCATATCCGACGTCGCACACTGGTGGACCGCTGGCATCGCAAGGGAGTTTGGTATCCCAAGGCTCACATTTAACGGCTTCTGCGGCTTCGCATCCCTTGTCAGGTATGTTGATGTAAGGCACATTTTATCACTATAAAAATATCTTCAACCCAAAAATAAGAGCCAAAAAGAAGCATAGATTCCTTTCAGAAAAGAAACACATAAGCATACAGTAACAGTTTTTGATGACtgtaaaataaaggaaaaataataatCTGTGTATAACTACTTAGCAACAGTATTTTACTGTACACTCGAAGCCCATAATGCTAGAAATTCGACAGGAACATGTTGCATAAAAACTGGCAGTAACAGGAAGCAGGTTTGCAGCTTAATGTGATTTACTACAACATAACTATATCTCGTAGGTACATCATTGTCCGTGACAACTTACTGGAACACGTTGAAGATGAGAATGAGCTCATTAACTTCCCAGGATTCCCTACACCGCTTCAACTGACAAAGGAAAGATGCCCTGGAAGCCTATATGTTTGTGGTCTGGAGCAAATCCGTAAGAACATCTACGAGGAGGAGATAAAATCCACCGGTGTTGTCATGAACAGCTTCCAAGAGCTGGAGGCTTTGTACATTGAGTCTTTTGAGCAGATTACAGGGAAGAAGGTCTGGACGGTGGGACCAATGTGTCTGTGTAACCAGGACATAAACACGATGGCTGAAAGGGGAAACAAGGCCTCGATGGATGAGGCACAGTGCTTGCAATGGCTTGATTCGATGAAGCCAGGTTCAGTGACCTTTATCAGCTTTGGCAGCCTCGCCTGCACTGCACCTCAGCAGCTTACTGAGCTGGGACTAGGACTGGAAGCTTCCAAGAAGCCATTTGTCTGGGTGATTAAAGCAGGAGATAAGTTTCCACAAGTTGAGGAATGGCTCGCAGAGGGGTTCGAAGAACGAGTGAAGGACAGAGGCCTGAT encodes the following:
- the LOC117856831 gene encoding UDP-glycosyltransferase 73E1 is translated as MASVGQALTDSRNASERAHFVLIPLMAQGHTIPMTDMARLLAEHGAQVSFITTPVNASRMAGFINHAVATGLTIQFVKLHFPAVEFGLPDGCENADMIQSIDLFKNLMEACAALREPLTAYLRQQSPSPSCIISDVAHWWTAGIAREFGIPRLTFNGFCGFASLVRYIIVRDNLLEHVEDENELINFPGFPTPLQLTKERCPGSLYVCGLEQIRKNIYEEEIKSTGVVMNSFQELEALYIESFEQITGKKVWTVGPMCLCNQDINTMAERGNKASMDEAQCLQWLDSMKPGSVTFISFGSLACTAPQQLTELGLGLEASKKPFVWVIKAGDKFPQVEEWLAEGFEERVKDRGLIIRGWAPQVLILWHKAIGCFMTHCGWNSTIESICAGVPMITWPHFAEQFVNERLVVDVLKTGVEVGVKAVTQWGHEQKEVTVTRDAVEIAVSKLMDEGEAAEEMRMRAKEFGVKARKALEEGGSSYNNINLLIQEMGNKANASG